A window of Misgurnus anguillicaudatus chromosome 3, ASM2758022v2, whole genome shotgun sequence genomic DNA:
AGACACACACATTAGAGCTCAACTTGAGAACCACAGATATAGACTCACCAAAATACGAAGAACCATAGACATACACATTAGAgttcaacagagaatcaaaaaTATACACTAACATATACACATTAGAGAACCAGAAATATACAATAACTAGAACTGAAAAAAATCATAGAAATTCTCATTAAAACGCTGTCTTAGAACCATAGATATACACTCACTAGAACACAGAAAACCAGACACACACATTAGAGCTCAACCTGAGAACCATAGATATAGACTGACTAGAACACAGAGAACCATAGACATACACATTAGAGTTCAATCAGAGAACCAGAAATATACACTCACTAGACCACAGAGAaacaacagacacacacattagAGCTCAACATGAAAACCATAGATATAGATGCACTAGAACCCAGAGAACCAtatacatacacagagttcAAACCAAGAACAAGAAATATACACTAACATATACACATTAAAGTTCAACCCGTGAACCAGAAATATAAAATAACTAGAACTCAACTCATAGACATTCTCTATACACATACAATCTGAGAACCATGGACTTGCACTTAACTAGAACCCAGAGAACCATAGACGAACTCATTAGAATTAATTTATGAGAACCACACTCACTAGAAAACATAGACTTAAACTCATTACAGCACGAATATACTATACTACTAAAACGAACTTTGACAACAATACAAATCAATTCATTAAAATACTATAGAGAACTTTCACTTAACACTACAGGAAATGTGTCTTTAGGTACCTCCAGTATCTCTAGCAGACCCAATATGGCGGTCCTAACATCGTCCATGGGTGACTCCACCGACAGGTCTCTTTCTCCATCAATAGAGGACGATAATGGACGACTAGCAACCTACAGAAAAATAGCGTTTAACCGATGATTAGCTGCAGCACATTAATATACACTGTACCTAAATACCTACAATCAGGATGTTGAAAACTCAGTCAACCTGCACCGTTACCTTTTCAATGATGTCCAGCAGGCTGCTAAAGTGATGGGTGTTACAGCCCTCAGCTAGATCCACCAACAGCTGCGTGGCCTGTTTCCTGACGGCCAGATCTTTATCTTCAGCGATCAGCCCGAGCTGAGGAATCACCACAACCTCGATCAACTCCTCCTAAACAGAGAACAAGAATGGTGTCCATAGAGAGATGTTTGATAATAATACAAACCATAAAAaagattttgtgtgtgtttgggacTGACTTCATAGAGTTGCCGATAGGTGCTGAGTACGAAGGATAAGATGTCCAGAACCTTAATCCTGATCATGGTACGGCTCTCATTCCTGAAGGACAGAAAAAAACTtcagtaatttatttaaaaagtgatCTCAGATGATCAGATAGTGTAGCTTTCCTACCTGAAGAACTTGTCCATTAGTTTCAAAAGGTTCTGTAGCCATCCATCTTTTGCTGGCTGAATGGACTGGGCTCTGTAGGAAATCAACGTCAACACCGATGCATCCTGGCGAACAGATTCAACAGTCAATTACACTGACATCCAATAGTCAGTATTAAAgagaggcagacagacagacttacTGGTCTTTTATCAGCACATTTTTCCACCAAGCTAAAGAATCTTTGTGACGATCCATGAAAGTCGTTCTGCTCGTAGAGCTCCTCAACTGTACTCAATAACTCATAAACTATGACCTTCAGATCAGGACTGCCCATCGTCTGAACACAAAAACACGACACATGAACAGAGCGCATAAACCTTTCGAGATCTACACTGTAAATATCTATACCCAAAACACTTGTGTACCTGTATCTGTTGTAGAAGTCTCTCTATAATGGACAGCAGTATGTCCCAGGTCACAACCTGCAGGTCTCTGCCATACTTCTTGATAAGCCGTGTGATCGAAAGCACAATCTCATATGACACCACCTCATTAGCACAGTTCATGGCCTGGGGAGCAAAGGTTGAAGAAgtgcatgaaaaacacaaaatgaggAGTGAATAatcatagatataaatatgcgaGTTAGTCCCCGCTTTCACTCAATCACAGTAGTTCGGATCATAGatgtaaatatgcaaattagtcacTGCCTTCACTTCATCGCACTAgttcggaccatagatataaatatgcaaatcaGTCCCTGCTTTCATCCAATCGCACTAGtacggaccatagatataaatatctTTGGGACCATATGCGACTTAGTCCCAGCCTTCACTCAATCGCACTCgttcggaccatagatataaatatgcaaattagtcacCACTTTCACTCAATCGCACTAgttcggaccatagatataaatatgcaaattagtccctgcTTTCATCCAATCGCACTAGttcagaccatagatataaatatgcaaattagtccccgctTTCACTCAATCACGCTAGTTCaaaccatagatataaatatgcgaATTAGTCCCCGCTTTCACTCAATCGCACTAGTTCAGACCATAGATACAAACGTGCGTATTAGTCCCCACCTTCCCTCAATCGCACTAGttcagaccatagatataaatatgcgaATTAGTCCCCGCTTTCACTCAATCGCACTAGTTCAgacatagatataaatatgcaaattagtacaTGCTTTCACTCAATAGCACTAgttcggaccatagatataaatatgcaaattagtaccCGCTTTCACTCAATCACGCTAGTTCaaaccatagatataaatatgcgaATTAGTCCCCGCTTTCACTCAATCGCACTAGTTCAgacatagatataaatatgcaaattagtccctgcTTTCACTCAATCGCACTAgttcggaccatagatataaatatgcaaattagtccccgctTTCACTCAATCGCACTAGTTCAGACCATAGATACAAACGTGCGTATTAGTCCCCACCTTCCCTCAATCACGCTAGTTCaaaccatagatataaatatgcgaATTAGTCCCCGCTTTCACTCAATCGCACTAGTTCAGACCATAGATACAAACGTGCGTATTAGTCCCCACCTTCCCTCAATCGCACTAGTTCAGACCATAGATGTAAATATGCGAATTAGTCCCCGCTTTCACTCAATCGCACTAGttcagaccatagatataaatatgcgaATTAGTCCCTGCTTTCATCCAATCGCACTAGTTCAGaccatatatataaatatgcaaattagtccccgctTTCACTCAATCACGCTAGTTCaaaccatagatataaatatgcgaATTAGTCCCCGCTTTCACTCAATCGCACTAGTTCAGACCATAGATACAAACGTGCGTATTAGTCCCCACCTTCCCTCAATCGCACTAGttcagaccatagatataaatatgcgaATTAGTCCCCTCTTTCACTCAATCGCACTAGTTCAgacatagatataaatatgcaaattagtccctgcTTTCACTCAATCGCACTAgttcggaccatagatataaatatgcaaattagtccccgctTTCACTCAATCACGCTAGTTCaaaccatagatataaatatgcgaATTAGTCCCCGCTTTCACTCAATCGCACTAGTTCAGACCATAGATACAAACGTGCGTATTAGTCCCCACCTTCCCTCAATCGCACTAGTTCAGACCATAGatgtaaatatgcaaattagtccccgctTTCACTCAATCACGTTAGTTCaaaccatagatataaatatgcgaATTAGTCCCCGCTTTCACTCAATCGCACTAGTTCAGACCATAGATACAAACGTGCGTATTAGTCCCCACCTTCCCTCAATCGCACTAGTTCAGACCATAGATGTAAATATGCGAATTAGTCCCCACCTTCACTCAATCGCACTAGttcagaccatagatataaatatgcgaATTAGTCCCTGCTTTCATCCAATCGCACTAGTTCAGaccatatatataaatatgcaaattagtccccgctTTCACTCAATCACGCTAGTTCaaaccatagatataaatatgcgaATTAGTCCCCGCTTTCACTCAATCGCACTAGTTCAGACCATAGATACAAACGTGCGTATTAGTCCCCACCTTCCCTCAATCGCACTAGTTCaaaccatagatataaatatgcgaATTAGTCCCCACCTTCACTCAATCGCACTAGTTCAGACCATAGATACAAATGCGTATTAGTCCCCACCTTCCCTCAATCGCACTAGTACGGACCATAGATGTAAATATGCGAATTAGTCCCCGCTTTCACTCAATCACGCTAGttcagaccatagatataaatatgcaaattagtccctgcATTCACTCAATCGCACTAGTTCaaaccatagatataaatatgctaattagtcCCCGCTTTTACTCAATCGCACTAgatcggaccatagatataaatatgcgaATTAGTCAGCGCTTCCACTCAATCACACTAGttcagaccatagatataaatatgcgaATTAGTCCCCACCTTCACTCAATCGCACTAgttcggaccatagatataaatatgcgaATTAGTCAGCGCTTCCACTCAATCACACTAGttcagaccatagatataaatatgcgaATTAGTCCCCACCTTCACTCAATCGCACTAGttcagaccatagatataaatatgcgaATTAGTCCCCGCTTTCACTCAATCGCACTAGTTCaaaccatagatataaatatgcgaATTAGTCAGCGCTTCCACTCAATCACACTAGttcagaccatagatataaatatgcgaATTAGTCTCCACCTTCACTCAATCGCACTAGatcagaccatagatataaatatgcaaattagtcacCGCTTTCACTCAATCGCACTAGTTCAGACCATAGATACAAACGTGCGTATTAGTCCCCACCTTCCCTCAATCGCACTAGTTCAGACCATAGatgtaaatatgcaaattagtcacCGCTTTCAATCAATCTCACTAGTTCGCACCATATTTCAGCACAGGAGGACAATGGCATAAGTGTGCGCGGAGTATCACGCGCTTACCTTAAGAAATGATGGTAGAACGAGCGTGGGGGAGTTTTTGAGAGCTGGAAGTCTGTGAGCCCCCCACAGCGCCATACCAACAAAAAACACAGCGCCCCTCAAAAGAGCAGCATCTTCAGAGTACACCCTACACAACAGGAACACCTTACAGTGTTAGTCATTtaatttacacatttggcagatgtttttatccaaagcagtgcattcaaactatacatttttttggtATGTTAGATCCTTGGGATCAAACCTGTGACCTTTTGAGCTTCCAACACAATGGTtggtatatataatataatagtaAACACTGGTAatgtcacacacacaccaatacCTCTCCTCCATGATACGGCACATGGTATAAATGGCACTGTGACCCAGGTGAGTTCCCAACACCTTACGCATCAACTAAACGAACACAAGAAAATACAAGCACATGCATGGTTTGCACTACACTTTAAATGTGTGACAGTATGTTCAGATTTCTTCAGGTCAGGCATTGTACCTTCCAGCAAGACTCGCAAAACTCCTTTACGTTAACGGTTCGACAGAGAGTGATGATGAAGACCGTCAGCGAATCAGAGGGCAGGCAGTTATAACACACCACAGCGTCCAACACCTGTAACGCAACCTTTATACACGTACAGATGAACGTGTCAGTAAGACTCACAATACGATTCATCTTCAATGGAGTTTGCTGTATATTAGGATACCTCAATATCTGTGGAAGAAGTCGTCCGGTTGCACAATAGGCAGACTTTCCTGTTAAAAACAGATATTACATAAGCAAACATCATCCTTcattttcacaaattaaataatAACAATTTAGTCGCTAAAACTATGAAATGACAAAATTGACTAATGGAAATCCAAAACGTGACTAAAAATGTATTGAAAGAGTTCCCATGTATGCTAGACAATCAAAGCACAACAAATTTTTATGAATTCAATTTTAACACCTTGGATTTTAAAGTCTTTCAGACAAATTCATTCAAGCATCTCCAAACTATGTTTATGTGCACATGAACTTTCTGTACGGTTAAGGAAACATTCTCATCCAGATAGCAGGAGTTGAATTTAACCAGGTTGACGAGCACGTGCAAAAAATCTGAGGACAAACCGATGTCCATCCACAGCAGGACAAAGCGAGCTGAAGAGAGAAAGAGCACACAATCACTAATCCTAGTCTGCATATGACCTGTGTGAATAAAATAATGTCTGTATGAGTTTGAGATGTACCTAATTCCTCCTCCAGGTAGGTGATGTCTTTGCCATTTTCGGTGAGGGCTTTAAAGACCTCCAGTCTCTCAGGGAGATCTTCATTACAAGGCTGATAGTCCAAAATGATTTTGAAGAAATAGGCCCTGAGTGGACCAAGCCTTTCGCCCTACACACAAAGCAGGAGAACATTGACAAATTCAACACTAGATTTATGCCCTGAATCGACTGAGACAGGTTTAGTGCTCAGTACCTGTCCCTGAATTATGGCCCTCAACAGAACCAGCACTGCGTGTCGGGCCTCCAGCGGCTGGTCAGGGTGCATTAGATCTTCAACCGCTCTCCACAGCGATTCCACCGCATGCTGAAACACATCACAGTTAATGTCTGTTTATCTCCGCATACACTTCAAGTAGTGAACAGATTCTCCTGTATGGCCTCACCTCCTCAAACTTCTTGGACTTTGCGAGATCGCAGACGTGGTGGATGACTCGGATCCTGTGATGAAGACCATACTCTGGGTTGAGCTCCTGACAGAAAAGAATAGAGAAATTAAATGGGAAATAATGCATATAATGGTTTTGGAGTGAACTGCATTTATTTGGACTTAATTCCCAAATCATTCTGGGAAGAAAACAGTTTGGTCATCTCTGACCTTCAGGATGTCCGGAGTGATAATACATTCTAAGGGTTTGCTTTCTGCCGGTTTGCTGTTGGGACGAGTCTGTCCGAGACCAAACATCCCTTTCACTTTGTCCTTTAAAGACTCTTTACTGGGTTGTTTATTCATCTTTAGACATGCGAGTCCCCCTGAATCACAAAAAGAGAAAAGAGGTGTGGTTCATTTTTGTTCTGCAGTGATTTTTAGGTAATTGTTTATGCTATGAACCCTATGAATTTCATTGCCTCGATATATTCTTTAGAACTCAGACTGGAGCTCATGCACGCGCTCAGTCTTCTACAGACGAGTGCACGTGAATGTGCTGAGCCCCACGAGACGAAACTCAAGAAAATGAGCTATAAACTCGAGCACAAAGACATTCAAAAAACACGTTTGCAGCATGAATGACAATCTTTAGTACTGATTTACCGCATTTCATAAGTAAAAACAAAGCAGAACACAATACAAAGAAGTCAAATGTTTGACACCTCGTGACATTTCCTGCACAACATTCACAATATTTGTTTCCCTACAAATAAAAGGGATACATTGACTGTCACACATCGCAAAAAGAGACACGTATTAACATGCAatagaacaaaaaaaaatatcgATTCAATGCAAGCAAAACCGCGACGGTGACAAATAAACaagcttaaataaataaataagccttCACCAATACATAAACAAGCCAGTCCAAACCGCGCGCAGTTATTTACCGTCCGCTGGTGACAGAGGCGGGCTGATATCAagaaaatatcaataaaatgtataactgaaTTGTATGCATTTATATCTGACAGGAGTCCCAGCCAGCAGAACTGCCCCAGCTCACACCATACCCCTTTACTGCCCCCCGGAAGTCATGTTTGACACACTGGCATGTATTTCCTACAAAAACAAGTCACGTGGTTGGTGGCGGAGTGGCGTGATTGGGaattgtagtttttttgtgcgGTAGGCGCGCCTTCACTTACGTGCGCAGCttgtggtaaaaaaaactacaaatgtATATCACTGTGAACGCGAGGTGTGTTATGTGTGATTTCGGAAGATTGTTTTGCTCGAGAGATTTATGGGGAtctacaaaaatattttgtttgtgaCGTGAAGTCTGGGGATGTCCGTTAATTTGCTGGCGCCTGTCAGGAGTTCATATGTTTACGTGTTTCGCCGTTTATGTGTAAATATGATCTCGCCATATTTCACTGATTCACAGACTTCTGCAGAGGACactataaagaaaataaacacagGAGGTATTCGTAGACTAAGATCAAGAGTGCTGAAATCGGAAGATGCTGCAGTGAGAGTGAAAGCAGAGATGCACGAGACCAGTATTTCACGTGCACTGCTGCAGGCACATGCGCAAACTTCTGCAGGTGAGACTGGAAACTTTACACTAAAAAATCTTTTGCGTTGTAAGAAGTGGTCTTGTTGATATACAAAACGATATCTAAAACAGCATTTTATTATAATTGTATATAATTATACACATTTTGCAAAAATCTGAGTATTACTTGAgtattactatagtaaactgttgTCAATTCTAAGCTACCATATTTTTTAacttaccatagtaaatattaaagtatactacaaTATTTACTACATTTGACAAATTCACAGTAGTTAATATTGCAAAATGctttaatatacattaacaaCTTGTACCTACTATACTATACAgcaatttacagtaaatacaaaatgataccacacaatttttatgtgcattattttgtcattttctctaaaaaataaaagatggGGTAGGATCCCAGctgagaaaaaaatatgtgagttaattaattaattaattagattagaTTATGATCTTAACCATGTACCAACCAGCACAGAATTGCATTATTGACTTACCATAACACATGTGTTACACACAAAGTTAATGCAACCAGGAAAAAATTGCAAGCAAAGTGTCAAGGGtgaagagtccaactaaaacaaacactgatccccataattgtgactttatatgaaacaaaacatcaacatctaatcctaataagtgaattgtgtttttacagcaatattttactgaacatttataaataatgttttataacagttttttcaaatagttaaatgcaatgtttctctatcatttacataacaagcgaaaaagtaaatatagaaaacagttgttgttttaaacattgtgtaaacattaaaacatgacattgtcataatgtTTGATAATGAtagaatgtaacattcctctaacattcaaaaaaaatttcttaaaaccttaaaaaactagacactttttatgttggcagaacgtttttgagAACATTGGTAACTTTCAAGGAACCTTCTTAGAACTTTTCTGTGTTAGCTGGGATGGCAAAAGACATTATagactcacctaaaggattattaggaacacctgttcaatttctcattaatgcaatggtgtaatggtgtgggggatgttttcttggcacactttaggccccttggtgccaattgggcatcgtttaaatgccacggcctacctgagcattgtttttgaccatgtccatctctttatgaccaccatgtactcatcctctgatgcctaattccagcaggataatgcaccatgtcacaaagcccaaatttcaaattggtttttttaacatgacaatgagttcaatGTACTAAAaaggcccccacagtcaccagatctcaacccaatagagcatctttgggatgttgtGGCATGGGAgtttcgtgccctggatgtgcatcccacaaatctccatcaactgtaAGATGcaatcctatcaatatgggctaaacttttctaaagaatgctttcagccacttgttgaatcaatgccacgtacaattaaggcagttctgaagggggtcaaacacagtattactatgttgttcctaataatcctttaggtgagtgtatatttacGCATTTGAAATgagtatttattattaataaatccTTTCAAATGGTAAAgttcttaaaaagtgttttttacagACCCTCTGTCAGATTGCCATAAAACTACCACCAAGGTGAAGGTGGAGGCAAATGATAATGATGCCCCTTTGAGGTCACCTAGAAAACTGAGACGGGGTCAGGTGAAAGTGGAATACGAGGAGGAAGATGTGGGATTGAAAAAGGAACGCTGGGAGCCAGGAGATTGGAGAACACAACTGTCATTTATCAGAGAGATGAGGAGTAAACGGGACGCTCCGGTGGATCAGATGGGAGCTGAGAAATGCTATGACAAAGAAGCCCCACCTGAGGTCAGCAAGAATCAATCAGAGATTCACTGATGTGGGCGTCTTTATCGATCGATACAATAATACTATGTCATACTGAATCTCTTTCTTCTCAGGTTCGTCGGTACCAGGTGTTGATCTCTTTAATGCTGTCCAGTCAGACTAAAGATCAAGTGACAGCTTCTGCCATGCAGAGATTACGTGAGCGTGACCTCAGTGTGAACACAATACTCAACATGGATGATGAGACCCTGGGCAAACTCATATATCCAGTGGGATTCTGGAGGGTACGACAACGCAAACACATGCAAACATACTAACATGtattcaaaatgttttgaaaaacaCAAAGTCACATGAGCATCTCTCTCAGACAAAGGTAAAGTACATCAAACAGGCCACGGCTCTGATCCAACAGGAGTTTGGTGGTGACATTCCTAATACTGTGGAGGGGCTGATGCGTCTGCCCGGCGTCGGACCCAAGATGGCACATCTGGCCATGGACATCGCCTGGAAGCATGTGTCAGGGATTGGTAGGGAGGACATTAAAATCTCTTTCTAGCAATGCACCCTTATCAGCCAGAAATTACCCTAGCAACACCTATGCAATGCCCTAGCCAACTAGCTTAAACCTGCCTAGCAACCTGTAGTAAGGCCTATATAATTTAAACACTTTCAAGCACAATTCAAGGTAAATTGATTTTTTGTGCTCATGTAGGTGTGGACACCCACGTCCACCGAATCTCAAACAGGCTCGGATGGATCAAAAAGGAAACCAAGACGCCGGAGGAGACACGGAGAGCGCTCGAGGAGTGGTTACCACGGTAACCTCTATTTTCAGCCTCATTGCTAATCTCTCCAAAACAGCATCATATTGTGCATATCACAAATGCAGttttttcctctctttctctgtccTGTAGAGATCTGTGGAGTGAGGTAAACTGGCTGCTGGTTGGTTTTGGGCAGCAGGTGTGTTTACCCGTCGGACCCCTGTGCTCTATGTGTCTGAATCAGTACACATGTCCATCCGCCCACCGTTCCTCACCGAGCAAGATCAAATCAGGCGCCCCAAAATCCCCAGGTGACCCTCATAACAGTCCCAGGAATAAAATAGGATCTCCAACACCACAAGTTAAAGAGTAGGTACCAGACGTGCCCAATTCTTGCTCCGCCTCTCAGATGAGAAAGATATCTCAACAGGATGTTTCAGCAAAAGAGCCACAAACTAAATTCGGGCTCTCCTCCATTTctactactgaacaaggga
This region includes:
- the nthl1 gene encoding endonuclease III-like protein 1 isoform X1 gives rise to the protein MSVNLLAPVRSSYVYVFRRLCVNMISPYFTDSQTSAEDTIKKINTGGIRRLRSRVLKSEDAAVRVKAEMHETSISRALLQAHAQTSAVFFTDPLSDCHKTTTKVKVEANDNDAPLRSPRKLRRGQVKVEYEEEDVGLKKERWEPGDWRTQLSFIREMRSKRDAPVDQMGAEKCYDKEAPPEVRRYQVLISLMLSSQTKDQVTASAMQRLRERDLSVNTILNMDDETLGKLIYPVGFWRTKVKYIKQATALIQQEFGGDIPNTVEGLMRLPGVGPKMAHLAMDIAWKHVSGIGVDTHVHRISNRLGWIKKETKTPEETRRALEEWLPRDLWSEVNWLLVGFGQQVCLPVGPLCSMCLNQYTCPSAHRSSPSKIKSGAPKSPGDPHNSPRNKIGSPTPQVKE
- the nthl1 gene encoding endonuclease III-like protein 1 isoform X2, translating into MSVNLLAPVRSSYVYVFRRLCVNMISPYFTDSQTSAEDTIKKINTGGIRRLRSRVLKSEDAAVRVKAEMHETSISRALLQAHAQTSADPLSDCHKTTTKVKVEANDNDAPLRSPRKLRRGQVKVEYEEEDVGLKKERWEPGDWRTQLSFIREMRSKRDAPVDQMGAEKCYDKEAPPEVRRYQVLISLMLSSQTKDQVTASAMQRLRERDLSVNTILNMDDETLGKLIYPVGFWRTKVKYIKQATALIQQEFGGDIPNTVEGLMRLPGVGPKMAHLAMDIAWKHVSGIGVDTHVHRISNRLGWIKKETKTPEETRRALEEWLPRDLWSEVNWLLVGFGQQVCLPVGPLCSMCLNQYTCPSAHRSSPSKIKSGAPKSPGDPHNSPRNKIGSPTPQVKE